The Desmodus rotundus isolate HL8 chromosome 3, HLdesRot8A.1, whole genome shotgun sequence genome includes a region encoding these proteins:
- the ALG10 gene encoding dol-P-Glc:Glc(2)Man(9)GlcNAc(2)-PP-Dol alpha-1,2-glucosyltransferase — MGAGMAQLEGYYFSAALSCTFLVSCLLFSAFSRALREPYMDEIFHLPQAQRYCEGHFSLSQWDPMITTLPGLYLLSVGVVKPASWIFGWSEHVVCSIGMLRFVNLLFSVGNFYLLYLLFRKVQPRHKAGSSIQRILSTLTLAVFPTLYFFNFLYYTEAGSMFFTLFAYVMCLYGNHKTSALLGFCGFMFRQTNIVWAAFCAGNIIAQKLTEAWKTELQKKKEERLPLIKGPFSEFRKILQFLLVYSMSFKNLSMLFLLTWPYILLMLLFCVFVVVNGGIVVGDRSSHEVCLHFPQLFYFFSFTLFFSFPHLLSPSKMKAFLCLVWKRRIQFFVLTLVSVFLVWKFTYVHKYLLADNRHYTFYVWKRVFQRYEIMKYLLVPVYIFAGWSIADSLKSKSVFWNLMFFICLFTVIVPQKLLEFRYFILPYVIYRLNIPLPPISRLVCELGCYAVVNFLTFYIFLNKTFQWPNSQDTQRFMW; from the exons ATGGGGGCAGGAATGGCGCAGCTGGAGGGTTACTACTTCTCGGCTGCCCTGAGCTGTACCTTTTTAGtgtcctgcctcctcttctccgCCTTCAGCCGGGCGCTCCGAGAGCCCTACATGGACGAGATCTTCCACCTGCCGCAGGCGCAGCGCTACTGTGAGGGCCACTTCTCCCTCTCGCAG TGGGACCCCATGATTACTACGTTGCCCGGCTTATACCTGCTGTCAGTGGGAGTGGTCAAGCCTGCCAGCTGGATCTTTGGATGGTCTGAACACGTTGTCTGCTCCATCGGAATGCTCAGATTTGTGAATCTCCTCTTCAGTGTCGGCAACTTCTATTTACTGTATTTGCTTTTCCGCAAGGTACAACCCAGACACAAg GCTGGCTCAAGTATCCAGAGAATCTTGTCAACATTAACCCTAGCAGTATTTCCTACactctatttttttaacttcctttatTATACAGAAGCAGGATCCATGTTTTTTACTCTTTTTGCCTACGTGATGTGTCTTTATGGAAATCACAAAACGTCAGCCCTGCTTGGATTTTGTGGCTTCATGTTTCGTCAGACAAACATCGTCTGGGCTGCGTTCTGCGCAGGAAACATCATCGCACAGAAGTTAACCGAAGCTTGGAAAACTGAGCtgcagaagaagaaggaagagaggcttCCCCTTATTAAAGGACCCTTTTCAGAATTCAGGAaaattcttcagtttcttttggtTTATTCCATGTCCTTTAAGAACTTGAGTATGCTTTTCCTTCTAACTTGGCCATACATCCTTCTAATGCTTCTGTTCTGTGTTTTTGTTGTAGTTAATGGTGGGATTGTGGTTGGCGATCGGAGCAGTCACGAagtctgtctccatttcccccagctgttctactttttctctttcaccctgtttttttcctttcctcacttGCTGTCTCCCAgcaaaatgaaagcttttctttgcttagtttggAAACGTAGAATTCAGTTTTTTGTGCTTACTttagtttctgtatttttagTTTGGAAATTCACTTATGTTCATAAGTACTTGTTAGCCGATAATAGACATTATACATTCTACGTGTGGAAAAGAGTTTTTCAAAGAtatgaaattatgaaatatttgttagttCCAGTCTATATATTCGCTGGTTGGAGTATAGCTGACTCATTGAAATCAAAGTCAGTTTTCTGGAACTTAAtgtttttcatatgcttatttactGTTATAGTACCTCAGAAACTGCTAGAATTTCGTTACTTTATTTTACCTTATGTTATTTATAGGCTTAACATACCTCTGCCACCCATATCTAGACTTGTTTGTGAGCTGGGTTGCTATGCAGTTGTTAATTTCCTAACTTTTTATATCTTTCTCAACAAGACTTTTCAGTGGCCAAACAGTCAGGACACTCAGAGGTTTATGTGGTAA